One stretch of Jiangella gansuensis DSM 44835 DNA includes these proteins:
- a CDS encoding FAD-dependent oxidoreductase: MTERVVVVGADAAGMSAASQALRTAKRTGRSLDVVAVDRGHWTSYSACGIPYWVAGDVGGPHELVARTPEEHRANGIDVRLLTEATNLDLDAGWVEVADHAAGRRERLGFDQLVLATGAAPIRPDVPGADATGVFGVQTLDDGGTVIRYLARDVRRAVVVGAGYIGLEMAEALVRRGLDVTVVDRAAEPMTTLDPDLGRQVHDAMEGMGIEVVTDADVEKIETDGDGVVRAVVTDHGTFAADVVVLGTGVRPATELARAAGLPLGPTGGLRVDDGMRVADGDRVLDGVWAAGDCVETWDRVRRDWVHVPLGTHANKQGRVLGTNLGGGSERFPGIVGTALTKVCDLEVARTGLTEGEARTAGMDIVAVTTESTTRSGYFPGTQPITVKVVAGRPDGRLLGVQIVGRDGSAKRIDTCALALWNEMTAAELAMTDLAYAPPFSPVWDPVQIAARRAADRL; this comes from the coding sequence ATGACTGAACGAGTGGTGGTGGTCGGCGCCGACGCCGCCGGCATGAGTGCGGCCTCGCAGGCGCTGCGCACGGCGAAGCGCACCGGGCGCTCGCTGGACGTCGTCGCCGTCGACCGCGGCCACTGGACGTCCTACTCTGCCTGCGGCATTCCGTACTGGGTGGCCGGCGATGTCGGCGGGCCGCACGAGCTGGTGGCGCGCACGCCGGAGGAGCATCGCGCCAACGGCATCGACGTGCGGCTGCTGACCGAGGCGACAAACCTGGACCTCGACGCCGGCTGGGTCGAGGTGGCCGACCACGCCGCCGGCCGGCGCGAGCGGCTCGGCTTCGACCAGCTCGTGCTGGCCACGGGCGCGGCACCGATCCGTCCCGACGTCCCCGGTGCCGACGCCACCGGGGTGTTCGGCGTGCAGACCCTCGACGACGGCGGCACCGTCATCCGGTACCTGGCGCGCGACGTACGCCGAGCCGTCGTCGTCGGGGCGGGCTACATCGGCCTGGAGATGGCCGAGGCGCTGGTCCGGCGTGGGCTCGACGTCACCGTCGTCGACCGTGCCGCCGAGCCGATGACGACGCTGGACCCGGATCTCGGCCGGCAGGTCCACGACGCCATGGAGGGCATGGGCATCGAGGTCGTCACCGACGCGGACGTCGAGAAGATCGAGACCGACGGCGACGGCGTCGTGCGTGCGGTGGTCACCGACCACGGCACCTTCGCCGCCGACGTCGTGGTGCTGGGCACCGGCGTTCGGCCGGCCACTGAGCTGGCCCGGGCCGCCGGCCTGCCGCTGGGCCCGACCGGCGGGCTGCGGGTGGATGACGGGATGCGCGTCGCCGACGGCGACCGCGTGCTCGACGGCGTCTGGGCCGCCGGCGACTGCGTCGAGACCTGGGACCGGGTGCGCCGCGACTGGGTGCACGTGCCGCTCGGCACCCATGCCAACAAGCAGGGCCGGGTGCTCGGCACCAACCTCGGCGGCGGGTCGGAGCGGTTCCCGGGCATCGTCGGTACCGCGTTGACCAAGGTCTGCGACCTCGAGGTCGCCCGCACCGGGCTGACCGAGGGCGAGGCTCGCACGGCCGGTATGGACATCGTCGCCGTGACCACCGAGTCCACCACCAGGTCCGGGTATTTCCCCGGCACGCAGCCGATCACCGTGAAGGTGGTGGCCGGACGGCCGGACGGGCGGCTGCTCGGCGTGCAGATCGTCGGGCGCGACGGGTCGGCCAAACGCATCGACACCTGTGCGCTGGCGCTGTGGAACGAGATGACCGCGGCCGAGCTGGCCATGACCGACCTGGCATACGCACCGCCGTTCTCGCCGGTGTGGGACCCGGTGCAGATCGCCGCGCGCCGGGCGGCCGACCGGCTCTGA
- a CDS encoding TrmH family RNA methyltransferase, whose protein sequence is MSDEAVRDAELHEPEAEAEPEAPHGVGPWAGPLPDDPHYDPELLARGDRRNVVDRYRYWTTEAIVADLDRRRHPFHIAIENWQHDFNIGSVVRTANAFLAAEVHIVGNRRWNRRGAMVTDRYQHLRHHPDLAALAGWAHEHGLPVLGVDNLPGSVPLETYVLPRACVLLFGQEGPGLSESARVHVDAVLSIAQFGSTRSINAGAAAAIAMHAWIRTHAAIGAGHD, encoded by the coding sequence GTGAGCGACGAGGCGGTGCGGGACGCGGAGCTCCACGAGCCCGAGGCGGAGGCGGAACCGGAGGCACCGCACGGTGTCGGTCCGTGGGCGGGCCCCCTGCCCGACGACCCCCACTACGACCCCGAGCTGCTGGCGCGCGGGGACAGGCGCAACGTCGTCGACCGCTACCGGTACTGGACCACCGAGGCCATCGTCGCCGACCTGGACCGCCGCCGGCACCCGTTCCACATCGCCATCGAGAACTGGCAGCACGACTTCAACATCGGCTCGGTGGTGCGCACCGCCAACGCGTTCCTGGCCGCCGAGGTGCACATCGTCGGGAACCGCCGGTGGAACCGCCGCGGCGCCATGGTCACCGACCGTTACCAACACCTGCGCCACCACCCGGACCTCGCCGCGCTGGCCGGGTGGGCGCACGAGCACGGCCTGCCGGTGCTGGGCGTCGACAACCTGCCCGGTTCGGTGCCACTGGAGACGTACGTCCTGCCGCGAGCGTGCGTGCTGCTGTTCGGGCAGGAGGGTCCGGGGCTGTCGGAGTCCGCGCGGGTCCACGTCGACGCCGTCCTGTCGATCGCGCAGTTCGGTTCCACCCGGTCCATCAACGCCGGCGCGGCCGCGGCCATCGCCATGCATGCCTGGATACGCACCCACGCGGCGATCGGAGCCGGACATGACTGA
- a CDS encoding DUF5642 family protein, with protein sequence MRKLGISALVAASLFLTACGGDDEPTTDETTSSEETAGGEETPDDEAADEAADDAAEGEDSAGAADLNAAVLAAEDLPEGVEITPIDVAGLSNAMAGAAGMIEGMTFEPADCQDNSADPLQADGVEAAAITATSGDLESGSFDVLMNAVYSNADTSSIAAVEDYYAQCAEVAVSGEVGGTTVDMTISTQMVDAPDLDADEVIAIENTTTMQGLPATTTRLIYLIDGDHGVYLAGNPESTVFDLDALAGAALEKLRATQG encoded by the coding sequence ATGCGAAAGCTCGGAATCTCTGCGCTCGTCGCGGCCTCGCTCTTCCTGACCGCGTGCGGCGGGGACGACGAACCCACTACCGACGAGACCACCTCCAGCGAGGAGACCGCCGGCGGCGAGGAGACACCGGACGACGAAGCAGCCGATGAGGCAGCCGACGATGCGGCCGAGGGCGAGGACAGCGCAGGCGCCGCAGACCTCAACGCCGCCGTGCTGGCCGCCGAGGACCTGCCGGAGGGCGTCGAGATCACGCCCATCGACGTCGCTGGCCTCAGCAACGCCATGGCCGGTGCGGCGGGCATGATCGAGGGCATGACCTTCGAGCCGGCCGACTGCCAGGACAACAGCGCCGACCCGCTGCAAGCGGACGGTGTCGAGGCTGCCGCCATCACGGCCACCAGTGGCGACCTGGAGTCCGGCTCGTTCGACGTCTTGATGAACGCCGTCTACAGCAACGCCGATACCAGCAGCATCGCCGCGGTCGAGGACTACTACGCCCAGTGCGCCGAGGTTGCCGTGTCCGGGGAAGTGGGCGGCACGACGGTGGACATGACGATCAGCACGCAGATGGTCGACGCGCCGGACCTCGACGCCGACGAGGTCATCGCGATCGAGAACACGACCACGATGCAGGGCCTGCCGGCGACCACGACCCGGTTGATCTACCTGATCGACGGCGACCACGGCGTGTACCTGGCGGGCAACCCGGAGTCGACCGTGTTCGACCTGGACGCGCTGGCCGGCGCCGCGCTGGAGAAGCTGCGCGCCACCCAGGGCTGA
- the pyrE gene encoding orotate phosphoribosyltransferase, translated as MSAWDELRRHIVEKAVVRGRVVLSSGREADYYVDLRRITLDGAAAPLVGEVMLDLTAGLEFDAAGGLTLGADPVAAAMLHASAQRGTRLDSFVVRKGEKQHGLRRRIEGPDVTGRRVLAVEDTSTTGGSVLTAVEALREAGADIAAVAVIVDRDTGARERIEAAGLEYRAAYTSADLGL; from the coding sequence GTGAGTGCCTGGGATGAACTGCGTCGCCACATCGTCGAGAAGGCCGTCGTGCGCGGCCGGGTCGTGCTGTCGTCGGGCCGGGAGGCCGACTACTACGTCGACCTGCGCCGCATCACCCTGGACGGGGCAGCCGCGCCTCTGGTCGGCGAGGTCATGCTGGATCTCACGGCTGGACTGGAGTTCGACGCGGCCGGTGGCCTGACCCTCGGCGCCGACCCGGTCGCGGCCGCGATGCTGCACGCGTCGGCCCAGCGGGGCACCCGGCTGGACAGCTTCGTGGTCCGCAAGGGCGAGAAGCAGCACGGGTTGCGGCGGCGCATCGAAGGCCCCGACGTCACCGGCCGGCGAGTGCTGGCCGTCGAGGACACCTCCACCACCGGCGGCAGCGTGCTCACCGCCGTCGAGGCGCTGCGAGAGGCCGGCGCCGACATCGCCGCCGTCGCCGTCATCGTCGACCGTGACACCGGTGCTCGCGAGCGCATCGAGGCCGCTGGGCTCGAATACCGCGCTGCGTACACGAGCGCCGATCTCGGCCTGTAG
- a CDS encoding SDR family NAD(P)-dependent oxidoreductase — MATALVTGPTAGIGRAFARALAARGHDVVLVARDEERLRSVAEELRGAYGVGVEVLPADLAADTDPVEKRLREPERPVDLLVNNAGFALGKPFLRNDIADEERMLDVLVRAVLRLTHAALPGMIERRHGAVVNVSSVAGWVPRGTYSAAKAWVTAFSEGLVPQLTGTGVRVMALAPGYTRTEFHDRADMNMSRLPSWLWLDADALVAAALRDLDRGKAVSIPGTVYRVAAAALPRLPRRLVRSLGQQHPADRRPTTSR, encoded by the coding sequence ATGGCAACGGCACTCGTCACCGGTCCCACGGCCGGCATCGGCCGGGCGTTCGCCCGGGCACTGGCCGCTCGCGGTCACGACGTCGTCCTCGTCGCGCGGGACGAGGAGCGGCTGCGGTCGGTGGCCGAGGAACTGCGCGGCGCGTACGGTGTCGGCGTCGAGGTGCTGCCCGCCGACCTGGCCGCCGACACCGACCCTGTGGAGAAGCGGCTGCGCGAGCCGGAACGCCCGGTGGACCTGCTGGTCAACAACGCCGGTTTCGCCCTCGGCAAGCCGTTCCTGCGCAACGACATCGCCGACGAGGAGCGGATGCTCGACGTGTTGGTGCGCGCGGTCCTGCGGCTGACCCACGCCGCCCTGCCCGGCATGATCGAGCGCCGCCACGGCGCCGTGGTCAACGTCAGTTCAGTGGCCGGCTGGGTGCCGCGTGGCACGTACAGCGCCGCCAAGGCGTGGGTGACGGCGTTCAGCGAAGGGCTGGTGCCACAGCTGACCGGCACCGGTGTGCGGGTGATGGCGCTGGCGCCTGGCTACACGCGTACCGAGTTCCACGACCGGGCCGACATGAACATGTCGCGGCTGCCGTCGTGGCTGTGGCTCGACGCCGACGCGCTGGTCGCTGCCGCGCTCCGCGACCTCGACCGCGGCAAGGCGGTGTCGATTCCGGGGACGGTGTACCGGGTCGCCGCCGCAGCGCTGCCGCGACTGCCGCGACGGCTGGTCCGGTCGCTGGGGCAGCAGCACCCGGCGGATCGTCGACCGACCACGTCCCGTTGA
- a CDS encoding DUF3817 domain-containing protein, which yields MSSAFRWFRIAAIAEAVSWAGLLVGMFFKYVVVENEIGVQIFGPVHGGIFLVYLVTVVAAWRAERWKTTTALLGLVLAIPPFMTVWFERRVLRARGAAAHDTGQVAVS from the coding sequence GTGAGTTCCGCGTTTCGGTGGTTCCGGATCGCTGCCATCGCCGAGGCCGTGTCCTGGGCGGGCCTGCTGGTGGGCATGTTCTTCAAGTACGTCGTCGTGGAGAACGAGATCGGGGTCCAGATCTTCGGCCCCGTGCACGGCGGGATCTTCCTGGTGTACCTGGTCACGGTGGTCGCCGCCTGGCGGGCGGAGCGCTGGAAGACGACGACGGCACTGCTCGGCCTCGTCTTGGCGATCCCGCCGTTCATGACCGTCTGGTTCGAGCGACGGGTCCTACGGGCCCGCGGCGCGGCCGCCCACGACACGGGACAGGTCGCCGTCTCGTAA
- a CDS encoding serine hydrolase domain-containing protein, translating into MTDLSPAAVADATRYFDTWLAFRQHYDRVPGVQAAVLHHDKLLLSTAHGFADDERSVALTPQHLFRIASHSKTFTATAVLQLAERGVLRLDDQAGQWLPFLSGRPLATVTVRELLGHSGGVVRDSRNGDFWQLAHAFPDEEQLRAILVDDADVLPANERFKYSNIGYSMLGLIIAAASGRTYHDYVRKNIVDELGLVNTGPEYDTARAGDYATGYTALAYADRRIPIDHVDTAAMAAATGFYSTAEDLVQYASAHFLGDTRLVSDASKRLMQRAEWKIEGANSEYGLGFGRAVVGERLVHGHGGGYPGHITRTWFDPVDQIAVSVLTNAIDGPALMLAEALFRLVNLAQRAERQDGTGVDLSRFTGRFANLWRVFDVVDLAGQLYLLDPTDQDPTAQPVTLEVVDERTLRLRDGSGYGPVGETMQYRYDDTGVSSVAAFAMTAHPAARVTEAAKRRDRVSPGTPLVS; encoded by the coding sequence GTGACCGACCTCTCCCCCGCCGCCGTCGCCGATGCCACCCGCTACTTCGACACGTGGCTGGCGTTCCGCCAACACTACGACCGGGTCCCGGGCGTACAGGCAGCCGTGCTGCACCACGACAAGCTGCTGCTGTCGACGGCGCACGGTTTCGCGGACGACGAGCGCTCGGTCGCGCTGACGCCACAGCATCTCTTCCGGATCGCGTCGCACTCCAAGACGTTCACGGCCACGGCCGTGCTCCAGCTGGCCGAACGGGGCGTACTGCGGCTCGACGACCAAGCGGGCCAGTGGCTGCCGTTCCTGTCCGGCCGGCCGTTGGCGACGGTGACCGTCCGGGAGCTGCTCGGGCACAGCGGCGGGGTGGTGCGCGACAGCCGGAACGGCGACTTCTGGCAGCTCGCGCATGCCTTCCCGGACGAGGAACAACTGCGAGCCATCCTGGTCGACGACGCGGACGTACTGCCGGCCAACGAGCGCTTCAAGTACTCCAACATCGGCTACTCGATGCTGGGACTGATCATCGCGGCCGCGTCCGGCCGGACATACCACGACTACGTGCGGAAGAACATCGTCGACGAGCTGGGCCTGGTCAACACCGGCCCGGAGTACGACACCGCGCGCGCCGGCGACTACGCCACGGGCTACACCGCTCTGGCGTACGCGGACCGGCGGATCCCGATCGACCATGTCGACACCGCGGCGATGGCCGCCGCCACCGGCTTCTACAGCACCGCCGAAGACCTCGTCCAGTACGCGTCGGCGCACTTCCTCGGCGACACCCGCCTCGTGTCGGACGCTTCCAAGCGGCTCATGCAGCGCGCGGAGTGGAAGATCGAGGGCGCGAACTCCGAGTACGGCCTCGGGTTCGGCCGGGCCGTGGTGGGCGAGCGGCTCGTCCACGGGCACGGCGGCGGCTATCCGGGTCATATCACCCGCACCTGGTTCGATCCGGTCGACCAGATCGCGGTGTCGGTGCTGACCAATGCCATCGACGGCCCCGCCCTCATGCTCGCGGAGGCGCTGTTCCGGCTGGTGAACCTGGCGCAACGGGCCGAACGGCAGGACGGCACGGGTGTCGATCTCTCCCGGTTCACCGGTCGGTTCGCGAATCTGTGGCGAGTGTTCGACGTCGTCGACCTGGCCGGTCAGCTCTATCTGCTCGACCCCACCGACCAGGACCCCACCGCCCAGCCGGTCACCCTGGAGGTCGTCGACGAGCGCACGCTGCGGCTGCGCGACGGCAGCGGATACGGCCCCGTCGGCGAGACGATGCAGTACCGGTACGACGACACCGGAGTGTCCTCGGTGGCGGCGTTCGCGATGACGGCGCACCCGGCGGCGCGGGTGACCGAGGCCGCCAAGCGGCGCGACCGGGTATCCCCCGGCACCCCGTTGGTGAGCTGA
- a CDS encoding helix-turn-helix domain-containing protein, giving the protein MTDHDPESAAVFFGGELARARHRAGLTQEQLAEKLNYSRGAVANVETAQRPPQREFAERCDEILGTDGFLLRAWKLVSRESVPAKYRGFIEEEERAKSIHTYEQTFPPGLLQTQAYARELLAGVRMAYDNHVDTQVEARMRRQEILRRDDPPRLRAVIDEAALRRMIGGPDVMRDQLQHLLKMGDMRHITLQVMPFSAGAHAALNGQMTIFDRLNGQPVLYYEGPNGGNIMTEAGVVSDAVDRMDVLRAQALSPDESADMIRHVLEEL; this is encoded by the coding sequence GTGACAGATCATGATCCGGAATCCGCCGCCGTCTTTTTCGGTGGTGAGCTGGCGCGCGCGCGTCACCGCGCCGGTCTCACCCAAGAACAGTTGGCCGAAAAGCTCAACTACTCCCGCGGTGCCGTGGCTAATGTGGAAACTGCACAGCGTCCACCGCAGCGGGAGTTCGCGGAGCGATGCGACGAGATCCTGGGTACTGACGGCTTCCTGCTGCGAGCCTGGAAACTGGTGAGCCGCGAGTCGGTGCCCGCCAAGTATCGAGGGTTCATCGAGGAGGAAGAACGGGCTAAGTCGATACACACGTACGAACAGACCTTTCCGCCAGGACTTTTGCAAACCCAGGCATACGCGAGAGAGCTGCTGGCGGGCGTCAGGATGGCCTATGACAACCACGTCGACACCCAGGTCGAAGCTCGGATGCGACGCCAAGAGATCTTGCGTCGCGATGATCCACCCCGACTACGAGCGGTGATCGACGAGGCCGCGCTCCGTCGGATGATCGGTGGCCCGGACGTCATGCGTGATCAACTTCAACATCTACTCAAAATGGGCGACATGCGACACATCACCCTTCAGGTGATGCCTTTCAGCGCGGGCGCACATGCGGCACTAAACGGGCAGATGACGATTTTCGATCGCCTCAACGGACAACCGGTCTTGTATTACGAGGGCCCTAATGGGGGCAATATCATGACGGAGGCAGGAGTCGTGAGCGACGCCGTCGACCGGATGGATGTACTCCGGGCGCAGGCGCTGTCTCCCGACGAATCGGCGGACATGATCCGCCACGTATTGGAGGAACTATGA
- a CDS encoding DUF397 domain-containing protein, with translation MSEVSELAGAVWRKSSYSNGDGGQCVEVTPLTDGGMAVRDSKNPNGGILRFTAGEWSAFVMGAKAGEFD, from the coding sequence ATGAGCGAGGTGTCGGAGCTGGCCGGCGCCGTGTGGCGCAAGTCCAGCTACAGCAACGGGGACGGCGGTCAGTGCGTCGAGGTGACGCCCCTGACCGACGGTGGCATGGCTGTGCGCGACAGCAAGAACCCCAACGGCGGGATCCTGAGGTTCACCGCCGGGGAATGGTCGGCATTCGTGATGGGCGCGAAGGCCGGCGAGTTCGACTGA
- a CDS encoding siderophore-interacting protein, with product MTTSMSVTDGAAGTGGSAGRLRVLGSSAVTPGMLRLTLAIDDPHLPIDPSCPNLVLRLSPPAEVATGGPSGARPPSRTYTIRRLDAEAGILDVDVVLHGDGLFVRWTRAARAGDVIDFTGPRPHAVPSFEADALVMLSDETGLPAAAAILEAAPAGLPVLAVVEVPDPGEEQPIDSAAAVDLRWLHRDGAPAGSTGGLERAARSLPWPDGDVELWVAGETGDVRAVRRFAAGERGVTRERLHAYGYWRRGRAGSPG from the coding sequence GTGACGACTTCCATGAGCGTGACGGACGGTGCGGCCGGCACCGGGGGTTCGGCGGGACGTTTGCGCGTCCTCGGGTCCTCGGCGGTCACACCGGGCATGCTGCGGCTCACCCTGGCGATCGACGATCCCCACCTGCCGATCGATCCGTCGTGCCCCAACCTCGTACTCCGGCTGTCGCCACCCGCCGAGGTCGCCACCGGTGGCCCGAGCGGCGCCCGTCCGCCCAGCCGCACGTACACGATCCGGCGGCTCGACGCCGAGGCCGGCATCCTGGACGTCGACGTCGTCCTGCACGGCGACGGTCTCTTCGTGCGCTGGACCCGCGCCGCCCGGGCCGGGGACGTCATCGACTTCACCGGACCCCGCCCGCATGCCGTCCCGTCGTTCGAGGCCGACGCCCTGGTCATGCTGAGCGACGAGACCGGCCTGCCCGCGGCGGCGGCGATCCTCGAAGCGGCCCCGGCCGGGCTGCCGGTGTTAGCCGTCGTCGAGGTCCCCGACCCCGGCGAGGAGCAGCCGATCGACAGCGCGGCCGCGGTGGACCTGCGCTGGCTGCACCGCGACGGTGCTCCGGCCGGATCCACCGGCGGCCTGGAGCGGGCGGCGCGATCGCTGCCGTGGCCGGACGGCGACGTGGAGCTCTGGGTGGCCGGCGAGACCGGCGACGTCCGCGCGGTGCGCCGCTTCGCCGCCGGTGAGCGCGGCGTCACCCGCGAGCGGCTGCACGCCTACGGCTACTGGCGCCGCGGCCGCGCGGGCTCCCCCGGCTGA